Sequence from the Terriglobales bacterium genome:
GGTTTATTACAGATTTCTCCGCGCCTCCGCGGTAAAAACTATTTCAGCCGGGCCCCAATGGGTACATCTTCCAGAAAGCCCGCCAGCACGGGCTTGCCTTGTTCTCCGATAGAAGCCGCCACGAGCATGCCGTTGGATTCGATACCGCGCAATTTGCGCGGGGCTAGATTGGCGACGATTACGACTTTGCGTCCGATCAGGGTTTCAGGAGCGTAGGCTTCAGCGATGCCGGCTACGATCTGGCGGATTTCTGTGCCTATATCAACTTCAAGACGCAGCAGCTTGTCGGCGCCTTTGACTTTTTCGGCGGTCTTTACCTGGCCCACGCGTAGCTCGATCTTGGCGAAGTCTTCAATGCCAATCTTATTGTTACCAGTCACGGGTGTCGCTGGTGGTACAGGCGCTGTTGCTGCCGGTGTCTTCGCTGCCTGCGCTGCCGCACCGGCAGGTTCTGCTGCCGGAAGTTTGTCTTCGGAATGGGATTGGGATGAACCGGCGTTATTTTGCTCTTCCATGTTCTTCATCCTTTCGATGGCAGATTTGTCGGCACGGGGGAATACTGGCTCTATCGTTCCCAATTTGGTGCCTAGTTGGAGTTGCCCCCACTTGAGATCGTCGAGCTTCAGCTTGCTGATCTCTCCTAACCCGAGCTGTGACCATATCCGTGCTGTCGCCTGCGGCATGATAGGATGCGCCAGCGCCGTGACAATACGCAGCGCCTCCGCCGCCGTGTAGAGGATCGTTGCCAGCCGGGCACGGCTGGCCTCGCCTTCTTTTTCCGCTACCGTCCAGGGCTCAGCTTCCACCAGGTATTTGTTGACCGCGCTGATCAGGTTCCAGGCAGCTTCGATCGCCCGCGAGAATTGGTAGTCGTCAAAAAGCGTGTTGAAGTCAGCGATGGTTTTGGTGGCCAGTGTGGCGATGGAATCCTCCGCGGGTGTGCGGCCCTCGGTAGGCGAAGGATAGGGGACCTCGCCGCGAAAATACCTGCCAATCATGGTCAAGGTGCGGCTGGAGAGATTTCCCAGATCGTTGGCCAGGTCGGCGTTATAACGCTGCACCAGCGCATCAAAGGAAAAAGCCCCATCCTGTCCAAAGACAATTTCCCGCAGCAGGAAATAGCGCAGCGCGTCATTTCCCAGGACATCCAGAATAGTTTCAGCGCGCACGATATTGCCGCGCGACTTCGACATTTTGTCCTGTTCAAAGAGCAGCCAGCCGTGCGCGATCAGCGATTTCGGCAGCGGCAGCTCGGCAGCCATCAGGAACGCCGGCCAATAGACGCAATGGAAGCGCACGATCTCTTTGCCGATCATATGTACATCAGCCGGCCAGCAATGGGCGAAATGCTTCTTGTCTGCTTCCGCGTCCGATCCAAAACCCACGGCGGTGATGTAATTGCACAACGCATCGAACCAGACGTAGATCACATGCTTGGGGTCGTCGGGCACAGGGATGCCCCACTTAATCGAAGTGCGGCTGATGGATTGGTCATGCAATCCCGAGCGAATAAAGGCCATCACCTCGTTACGGCGCGTCTCGGGGCGGATCATCGCCGGATTTTCTGTATAGAGCTTCAGCAGCGGCTCCGCGAACGCGGAAAGCTTGAAGTAATAATTTTCTTCGCTCACGGTCTCTGTCGGACGGCCGCACACCGGGCAGGGCGCACCCGGGCCGACCGAATCCACGTAGAGTTCATCGGAGACGCAGTATTGGCCGGTGTAGCTTCCCTTGTAGATGAAGCCGTTTTTCTTCAGCAGGCGAAACATCTCCTGCACACCGCGCTGGTGGCGCTCGTCAGTGGTGCGGATGAAGTCGTCATTGCTGATCTCCATGCGCTTCCACAAGGCTTTGTACTCGGCGGAAACCTGGTCCACCAGCTTTTTAGGGGTCAAGCCCCTGTCTGCGGCCGAGCGCTCGATCTTCTGTCCATGCTCATCGGTGCCGGTGAGGAACCATGTATCAATTCCGAGCAGGCGCTTGCGGCGCGCAATGGCGTCGCACACGATAGTGGTGTAGGCGTGGCCCAGGTGTGGGCGCGCGTTTACGTAGTAAATCGGCGTCGTAATGTAAAACTTGCTGGCGTCGGCTGCGTCTGTCATCGGTTAGTTAGCTTCCAGAATGCGAAAGCCGCCTGTGTGCATTCCCGCGCGGAAAGTATGATGCTCACGAAACACACAGCGGCAGTCTGTAAACCTTTAATCATAGGTTCGCGCGCGGCATAGCGTCAAACGGGGCGAGAAAAAGCCCACTGCGGATTTCACGGATCACGCGGATCAATTCATCACGGAAGTGCAGAAAATTGAGTCATCGGATCATTGTGTCATTTTTCCAATTCGGTGAATGTAACCCTCGAAAATGTCATTCTGAGCGAAGCGAAGAATCTGAGAAGAATGCCTGTACTGCTATGTAGGTGGCTTCATTTCATACAGCCTGGACCGGTGTGCTCGCCTCATGACGCTCCGTTAGTAAAACTGCAACCGAGAACTGAGAACCGAGAACTGCCTTTGCTATGATGGATTCACTTTGTACCAGGAACTTCAAAATCAACTTATCGAGCACGTGCGCGCCTATTTGCGGCGGCAATATCAGCTTGATGCTGAAAACATTGTAATTGCCCAGCCTCCCAGCGTGGCCCTGGGAGAGTACGCCTTGCCGCTCGCCTTCGAGCTGGCCAAACAACTGCGTAAAGCACCGCGCAAGATCGCCGAAGAAATTGTTGCCGGAATCGGCGAGGTACCAGGCATCGAAAAATTCGAGGTTGCCGGCGCGGGCTATATCAACGTTCGCATCGGGCGCGGGGCTTTTGCTCAAGGGCTTGTCGCCGAGAAATCCCGGCAAAAGGGAAGCGGGCAGAAGGTCCTGGTCGAGCACACCAGCATCAATCCCAATAAAGCCGCCCATGTCGGCCATCTGCGCAACGCCATTCTGGGAGATACTTTCGTCCGCCTCTTGCGCTCTGCCGGCACTCACGTTGACGTGCAGAACTACATTGATAACACCGGCGTGCAGGTGGCCGATGTGGTGGTGGGATTCACCCGCCTGGAAAAGAAATCGAAGACCGAGATTGAGAAGCTTACGCAGCAACCGCGCTTTGATTACCACTGTTGGGATGTCTACACGCATGTCTCGCAATGGTACGAAGAAGACAAAGCTAATTTGCTAATCCGGCTCGATACCTTGCACGCTATCGAGCAGGGTGGAAACGAGACCGCTGAGATTGCCGAGCTGATCTCAACCGCCGTGCTCAGGCGGCACCTGGAGACCATGCTGCGCCTCGACATCGAATACGACTTTCTGCCGCGCGAGAGCGAGATTCTTCACCTCCACTTTTGGGATGCAGCGTTTACTCTGCTGAAGCAAAAAGGCGTACTCGCGCTAGTGGAAGAAGGCAAGAACAAAGGCTGCTGGGTGATGAAGCGCAGTTCGAATTCAGAAGCGGCCGACGATGAAGAGAACCAGAAGGTAATTGTCCGCTCGAATGGAACTGTGACCTATGTCGGCAAAGATATCGCTTATCATCTCTGGAAGTTCGGCTTGCTGGGAAAGGACTTCGGTTACCAGCGATTTTTCAAATATCCCAATAACCACGAGGTCTGGATTTCAGCGGAGCAGGGCGAAGCCCAGCATCCACATTTCGGCGGGGTGAGTGCGATCTACAACGTGATTGATTCCCGCCAGGCCGATCCCCAAAACAACGTGATCGAGGCCATCCGCGCATTGGGATACACCCAGCAGGCGGAGCATTACCACCATTTTTCCTACGAGATGGTTGCGCTCACGCCGCGCTGCGCCGCTGATCTGGGATACCGGCTCTCTCCCGAAGATGAGCAGAAGTCTTACATTGAAGTTTCCGGACGCAAGGGCTTCGGAGTCAAAGCCGACGATTTAATCGACACGTTAATCGCCGCGAGTCAAAAAGAAGTCGAATCGCGGCATCCTGAGCTGAGCCCGGCCGAGTGCAGCGCCATTGCCTCCGCGATTGCCATTGGTGCGCTGCGTTATTTCATGCTCAAGTACACCAAGGCGTCGGTTATCGCCTTTGACGTGAAAGACGCGCTCAGCTTCGAAGGTGAGACCGGCCCTTATGTGCAGTACGCGTGTGTGCGCGCGTTGAATATCTTCCGCAAAGCCGGCATTGATCCCGAGAAAGCGCTGGTGGAAGAAGTTGACTATAGCCACTTTCTCCCTGGCGAAGAAGGCAATGAAATCTGGGAGCTGTGGCTCGCAGCTTCCAAGCTCGGCTACACGGTAGAGCAATGCATTGCTACCACCGAGCCTGCATATTTAGCTAAGTATGCCTTTCAGTTGGCGCAGCTTTTCAACAACTTCTACCACAAGCACCACATTCTGACCGAGACCAATGAGACCAGAAAGAAATTTCTCTTAGCCACGGCGGCTATAGTCCGCCGCGAACTGATTCGTGCTCTGGCCTTGATGGGCATCAGTGTTCCGACCGTGATGTAGCGATGTCTTTAACCGACATACGTTAGCTCCAAAAGGTTGTGGATGAGCCTGAGCTATGGATGGTGTCCTAGTGTTACAGTATTGCGGAGATGAAACGCGTCGTTATTCTCTTCATTCTGCTGGTTTTGTTGATGTGTATGCCATGCGCGCCGCTGCTGCAGGAAAATGCTGCTACGTCCTCCGATCATCAGCAACACTCCAACGCTCCACAAAACGATTCTGGAGCCAGAATGGAAACAGCAGAACAGAAAGAAGCCCATATTCAAACTCAGGAGAACCAGGGGGCAAGCAAAACCAGCCAAGCCAAGCATGATGATCCGGATTACACATTTTTGGCACTCATTGTAAATATCGTTTTGACTGCTATCACTCTTGCTATTGCTGTTGCTGGTATTCTTCAAGCATGGGCCGCAAAAGAGGCCGCCGATATTGCGATAAATTCCCAACGGTCTTGGATTGTCGAAAATGGCGTCGAAGGGCCGGAAATGAAGCATGACTGGGTCAAGAATGCTAAATGTCATTTCAAGATAATCGGTAGTAGTCCTGCGAGGATCGTAGAGTCAAATTTCCGCTTTCATCTGGTTGGGGCTAGGCCTAAGAATGAAATCACCGAGCCCGACCTACCACCACAACCTGATTATAAGAAGGTTTACGATCTCGAGAGTGTTCCAGAAATGGGAGGGATACTGCCGCCTGAAAAGGAATTTACTATCAATGTGACACTTGAAGGAATGTTTCTCAACCCAGAGGATGTTGAGGCAATTAACAAATGGGAGAAGTTTGCCTGTGTCTACGGATTCATCCGATACAAGGATGCTTTCTCTAAATCCAGAGTTAGAGAAACGCGGTTTTGCTACATCTATAGTGTGTGGCGTAGTCCTCTTGGCAAGGCTGAGCATCCGAGCCATTTCGTTGTTGGCGGTCCACCCGCATACAACGAAGTAACCTAAAAACTAATTTAAGGCTCCCAAGTTGAGGATGCCAAGACGAACGACTGGAGCCTGTGTCAAACTATGGCTCTATGCGTCCTAGAGTCCTAGCGCTTCTACTGTGTTCAGTCTTCTTCATCACGCGGCCTGCCTCCGCTGCCGGCTCCGACAAACCGCACGAAGTCACGATTCCAGCGGGGAAGTATCAGCTTCACGGTTGCTACTGGCCTCCCGATGGGCCGGGACCGTATCCGGTCATGATCTTCAACCACGGCAGCGAAAAGAACCCAGCGCCCTGCGGGCCTCCCGACCTGGGGTACTTCTACCAGAAGAAGGGTTACGCCTTCTTCACCTTTCAGCGCCACGGGCACGGTGCCTCACCCGGTGACTACATCATGGACTTGCAGAAGCAGGCGTATCTGGCCCACCCGTTCAACCGCAGCGCTGCGGAAAGCGAGGCGGTCGGTCTGCAGGAGCTGTACAACAAAGACGTGGAAGCGGCCGTGGCCTGGCTCAAGGAGCAGAAGTGGGCAGACACGCAACACATTGCGATGACGGGCATCTCGTTTGGAGGCACCCAGACCCTCTTGACCGCGGAAAAGGGGCTTGGGATCAAGACCTTTCTTCCCTTCGCGCCGGCAGCGCAGAGCTGGAATCCGGTGCTGGCTGACCGGCTGAAGCGAGCGGTACGCCAGGCCAGCGCGCCCATTTTCATTATCCAGGCGCAAAACGACTACAGCCTGGAGCCGAGCAAGGTGCTAGGTAAGGAGCTGGAAAAGAAAGGCTCTCCGAATCAGGCAAAGATCTATCCCCCGTTCGGAACCACGACACAAGACGGTCATTGGGGGTTCGGCTCCCGCAAGGACGGCATTGCCGTCTGGGCGCCGGATGTTAACGCCTTTCTTGATGCGACGATGCGATAAAGTGAAGCGGACTTGCGCCGCTCATTTTGGTTGGTCTTTGGGACCGCCCAAGCTGGCCCCATTGTGGTATCAAAACCTTAGCTTCCCGAGCAACCTGGATTATCATCGTCCTCAGAAGCCTGCCCCGGCGAGCCGTGGTGTATCTAGCGTTCTCAGGAACGCGGGGACGTGGTCCTCATAGGTTCTTTGAAAATTCCCAAAGCAATACTCAGTCCAAGAAATCCGTACGCGCGAATGTTAACTATTAAGTTAACCACGAGAATCCTCAGCAAGTACCCCGCCTTGACGGCGACTTTCTCCAGTAAATACAAGGCAATCATGCTGTTTCAGGAGGTCCCAGACACTTGCTGCAAGTGGGGTGTGGGAAATCGCCAGTCAGGTCAAAATCCAGAGGCAAAAGATAACTAAAAGGTAACGAGCGAGGTTTCCCTTATGGATTTCTGCGAACTACGCACCAACCGCCCCGTCCTTAAACAGCAGCTCTCGTGCCCGTTGCGCGGCTTTGACTACGGCTTTGATTAGGGTCACGCGCAGCTTGCCCTCTTCCAGCTCCATGATTCCATCAATCGTGCAGCCGGCGGGGGTGGTGACCTCGTCTTTCAGCAAGGCCGGGTGGTGTCCGGTCTCCAGCACAACTTTAGCTGCACCGAGCGTGGTTTGCGCTGCCAGCAGGGTCGCCAGGTCGCGGGGCAATCCGACTTTGACGCCGCCCTCGGCCAGGGCCTCAAGAATGATGTAGATGTATGCCGGGCCGCTGGCCGAAAGTCCGGTGATCGCGTCCATATGTTTTTCATCCACCGTGACCGTTCTTCCCACCGAGGAGAAGAGGCGGCTGGCGGTTTCCAAGTGCTTCTCGTGGACAAATTTTCCTTTGCAGATGGCGGTGATCCCGCAGCCTACGATAGCTGGTGTATTCGGCATGGTGCGGATGACTGGAATTGAAGCTGCCAGTCTTTTTTCCACGTATTCGGTGGGCACCGAGGCAGCGATGGAGATGATGAGCTGATTGGGTTTGAGCTCCGGGCCGATTTCATCGAGCACCGCTCCCATGGCGGAGGGCTTAAGGCCCAGCAGAATGATGTCGGCCTTGCGAACCGCGGCGCGGTTATCGGTGCCGACCCGTACTCCCAACTCCACCGAAAGCGCGGAGGCCTTTTCACGATGCTGAACGGTGGCGGCTATGTCCCTGGCTGAAAACAGTTTCTGCTTCATGAATGCGCGCAGCAGAATGCTGCCCATTTTTCCCGAACCGAGGACTGCTATTTTCCCCAACTTGTGCTCCATCTGAGATGTCTCCTTCGTTAAACTCTTGCAGCCATTCCGTTTGCATCTTGTCATCCTGAGCGCCAGTTTGGGTGAGCGAAAAGCGAGCGCCGTGCTGCGCGAACTTTTCGCGAGGGCGCAGCAGCCTTGTTTTGGCTGCGTAGCCCTTGGATGAACGGGCGCGAAGGACCTTGCGTTTTCTTGTCTGGGCGACGTCGTTTTTCACCCATAGAAAACTAAACAGATGGCAGGTCTAAACTTTACTGGAAGTTGTTAAAACAGGCTACATTTTAAACTTGCTGTCCCTGTTGTGGCGCTCGCCATCTATCCTGTGGTGAATAGATGGCCAAGCTTTTCTTTCTTGGTCTTCAGGTAATTTTCAGAGTGGGAATGCGGTTCTACCTCGCAGGGGACGCGTTCGACCACGCGGACCCCGGCCCGCTCCAGGGCCGCGACTTTAGCAGGATTGTTCGAGAGCAGCCGCACCTGCTTGATCCCCAGCGATTTCAGGATCTCAGCCGGCAAGCCAAACTCGCGATGGTCGGCCTTGAAGCCCAGCTTCTCGTTGGCCTCCACGGTATCAAGACCCTTGTCTTGCAGCTCGTAGGCCTGCAATTTGGCCATCAATCCGATCCCGCGCCCTTCCTGTTGCTCGTAAACCAGCACACCGGTCCCGGCCTCGGCGATCATGGCAAGGGCCATTTCAAGCTGTTGCCGGCAATCGCAACGCAGCGATCCGAAGACGTCTCCGGTAAGGCACTGCGAGTGCACGCGCACCAGCGGGAGTGCATTGGCATAGTCGCCTAATACCAGGGCGACTGCGGTTTCCGGCTTGCCGCTTGCATCGTTTCCACCTTCAAAGCCAAGAATACGGAAGTGTCCCCAGCGCGTGGGAAAATCGGCCTCAGCTACCTTGCGTATTTTGGGAGAGCTGGACATCTGTATTCATTATATATACCCATAGGACAGCCGCAGGATGGTCAGAAATTGTGTAAGAATAAGCATGACCCACCATGGATCAGCGCCTCATACTGCTTACGCAACTGATCAAGCTGGGCGTGGCGGCCGCCATCGCCGGCGCATGGGTGCGCTCACGTGATTTCAAACGCCTGCTTTTTGCAGAACCCCCGTCTCTACAGAAGAAAATCTCTCTGGTGATGCTCTTCTCCATTCCCTATGCGCTGGGGGTGTGGGTGCGGCAGATTGTCGGCAATTTTCTCGCCGCTGATCTTTCGTTTGAAGCCTCATTGCTGATGGGAGTGCTTGCCGGTCCCATCGCCGGTGCAATTGGCGGAGGATTGGTCTCCGTTCCAGCGGTTTTGCACCAGGAATATCTCACACTGCCTTTCAACGTGGGCGTGGGGATTCTGGCCGGCATCCTGCGCGATCTTGCCCGTGACCCGGAAGAGATATGGTCTTTTTCTCCGTTCATTGATCTCAGCGTGTATCGCTGGGTCCGCAAGATGGTACGCCGGCCGCACCTGGACTGGCAGATGGGCTTTTTCTTTCTCATTGTGTCCTTGCAATTTACTCGAATGGAACTGGGAAAGCACTTTCCCGGACGGATTTTCTATCTCCAACTTCCTCCGGGGCTTTCCTTTCAGGCAAAATTCTGGATTTCGGCTGCAATCTACGCCACCACCATCGCCGTGATTGCGATTCCGCTGAAGATCTTCAATGCCGTGCGCCTGGAGTTAAAGCTGCGCGAGCACGAGCGTCTTCTCCTGCAGGCCCGCATGGAGGCCCTGCAGAGCCAGATCAATCCGCATTTTCTGTTTAATACCTTGAATTCGGTTTCTTCTCTCGTGAGGGTGGACCCCGACACGGCCCGCGAACTCATCGTGAAGCTGGCCAATATTCTGCGGCGGCTGCTGCGCCAGACCGAGACTTTTGTTCCATTGCGGGAAGAGCTGGAGTTTGTTGACAACTACCTGGATATCGAGGTCGTGCGTTTCGGGCAGGACAAGCTACAGGTGGAAAAAGATATCCAGCCGGAATCGCTTTCTGCCATGGTTCCCAGCATGTTGTTGCAGCCGCTGGTGGAAAATGCCATCAAGCATGGCTTGGAGCCGAAGCTTGATGGAGGGAAGATCCTGTTGCGCAGCCGCCTCACGGAAGACCGATTGATTTTGTACATCGCCGACGACGGGATCGGCATGGATAAATCCCAGCCACCCGGCAGCACTCGTCCTGATAGCACCGGCATTGGCATGAGCAACGTCGCTGAGCGGCTCAAGGTCCTCTACGGCGATGTTGCTGAGATGGCCATCAACAGCGAGTATGGCATCGGAACACTGATTACGCTGGAGCTGCCTTTGATTGATGACCTCGCTGCCAGCGAACTCAGCCCACAATCTATACAGGCGCCGGGCAGCCTTTATCCTGCGCGCTCCAGTACCTTGCGGTAAAAGTTTTCATACAGCGGGATTATCTTGGTTGAACAGAAGCGTGACTGCGCCTCAAAGCGCGCTGTCTGGCGCATGGCCTTCAGCTTCGATTCATCGGAAAGCACTTCGATGGCGTATTTCGCCATGGTCTCTACGTCTCCCACATCGGCGAGAAAGCCGCTGTGCCCATGTTCAATGACTTCAGGCACTCCGCCAACGCGCGTAGCTACACAAGGAACTTCACACGCCATGGCTTCCAGCGCGGCCAGGCCAAAACTTTCCAGCTGACTGGGCATCAGCATCAGATCGGCGACGCCAAGCTTTTCCTGCACCCGATCCTGTTTGCCTAAAAAGATTACCCGGTCGAGTATGCCTTTTTGCGTTGCCATCCACTCTGCGACAGAACGGTCGGGCCCATCCCCGATCATCAGCAGCCGGGAGGGAACTTTTTTCTGTACCCGGTCAAAAATCTCTACCACATCCTGCAGCCGCTTCACCGGACGAAAATTGGAAAGATGCACGAGAAGACGCTCATCAGGTTTGGCAAATTGGGCGCGGTTTTCTGCCGCTTTGGGATCGCGACGGTAGAGGTCGCAGTTCACGAAGTTGGGAATCACTTCGATGGGATTGTGGATGTCGAATTCCAATATCGTCCGGTCACGCAGGTAGCGCGAGATGGAAGTCACCCCGTCGCTCTCCTCGATGGCGTAGCGGGTGATGGGAAGATAAGACCTGTCAGCTCCGACCACTGTAATATCCGTACCGTGCAAGGTAGTAACAAACGGCAATTTTTTGCGTACCAAGGTGGTCGGCGAAGCCAACAACTGCCGCGCGAGCAGAGCGCTCACCGAGTGGGGAATGGCATAGTGGACGTGCAGGATATCAAGATCGTAGATTTGTGCCACTTCAGCCATGCGCGTGGCCAGCGCCAGATCATAGGGCGGATACTCAAACAGCGGATAGCGCGATACCTCAACTTCGTGGTAGTGGATTTGGGGGTGGCCCGTGCTCAGACGAATGGGTTGAGAGTAAGTAATGAAGTGAACATCATGGCCGCGGTCTGCCAGTTCCATGCCCAGTTCGGTGCCTACAACTCCGCTCCCACCGTAGGTGGGGTAGCAGGTAATTCCGATCTTCATGCGGCTCGCTGTCCTCGCTCATGATTTTGATGATCAAAAAGCAGTCAGGCAAGTATAGATGGTTTGAGATGGGGAAGGATTCAGAAATCCAGTACTCAGAATTGCAGTGCTCAGTACTCGGTACTCAGATCGTTCACACATCCATCGGAGTGTTAAGGATATGAAAGTTCAAGACCTTCGCGCCAACGGGTCTAGCCTATGCGCTTAGCACCCTTGTCAGTAATCTTCAGCTTCATGTTTTCCAATTCGTTCATTACAACTCCATTGACAAATAGCTCTCGCCATCGCCATTTTGGCACTTCGGCCTCGTCAATTGTGAGAAGACGAACGTCACCGTTTGACAGCAGGCCGAAGGTTCCCTGCATGAATGCTTGGGCATTTGGATAAAGCTCGCGGATGAGCGTTAGGGGCAGATCTCCGCCGAGCAATTGGTCCAGTGTCTCAAGTTCTAGTGACAACATCGTCATAGCTCTCTGTACGAAATCAATTCAATCCCATGCCGTTGCAAGGTAGCGCGCGACGCCTCGGATGTAAGTATCTGCATCTCTACATCGCGAGAGCTACGCAGACGTGTGCTGATTTTTTCCAAATCGGCGTCGTGGTAGCCCGGGTGGCAAACGAACTCCCAGGTTCCTTCCGGGATGCATCCAATCACGGCGTCAAACAGCTCTTGGGTGAGCGCACCGGTCACCACAACGCCAAAGCTGCCATCGGGTGTAATCATGCCGTGTGCCTTGACCTGTTTTTTGAATTGTTCAGCATAATGGCGGAGAATGCCGACCTCGGTGTAACGCGTCCACAGTTTAGGACGGCGCATCAAATGCGCGTAAGCCAGGGTCTTAATAGGGCCGAAAGGGTTGCGCACGGCGCGCACTCCACACTCTCGTGCTACTGCAAGTAATGGTTTAAAGATTGCGGGAAAGATATGGGTGTGCTTGTGGCTATCCACATGAGAAACAGAGATGCCAGCGGCCTGCACTTTACGGATCTGCGCCGCTATTTCGGCGGCGATCTCCTCTTCTTGCAGACGCCCTCGCCAGGCTGCGGTTACGAAAGATATGAGGCTTTCACGAAACTGATTCGTGTTCCCATTTGGTAAAAGCAGAGTAGGAACTTTCTCGGGCGGAGATACGGGAGGGCCATCCACCAGAACTACATGGCATCCGACACTGAGATTTGGGTTCTCTCCAGCCATCCTGGCTGCCTCGGCGAAGGCCTGCGAGTTCGCCATCAGCGTGGATGAAGTCACAATGCCTCTCCGGTGAGAGTCGGCGATGGCGCGGTTCACGCCTGAGGTCAGGCCGAAGTCATCGGCATTGATAATGAGGCGTCGCACTGCCATGGCTGGCAGTTTAGCAAAAGAAGGCAGCTCGCGTGGCAGTGACGGGAATTCTTAAGCGCTCTGCCCGACTTTTTCCTGCAAGTTTTTCAGTCGCTCAATTTCTTCTGGAGAAAACATGCTTCCCCGGCAGCTTCCTGCGCCGCAAGAACAGGGTGCCGGATCATCCTCTTCGCCGTCGTAAAGATTGTAGTCGTAGGTGATCTCTTCGCCGGGAGCGATGTCGCGGATGGAAATGATCCATACGCGCCCGTCAATTTCATCAGTCTCGCAGTTCGGATCGCAGGAGTGATTGATGAAAGCAGCCATGCCGTGGCCATCAATCACGGTCTTGCCATC
This genomic interval carries:
- the metG gene encoding methionine--tRNA ligase; the protein is MTDAADASKFYITTPIYYVNARPHLGHAYTTIVCDAIARRKRLLGIDTWFLTGTDEHGQKIERSAADRGLTPKKLVDQVSAEYKALWKRMEISNDDFIRTTDERHQRGVQEMFRLLKKNGFIYKGSYTGQYCVSDELYVDSVGPGAPCPVCGRPTETVSEENYYFKLSAFAEPLLKLYTENPAMIRPETRRNEVMAFIRSGLHDQSISRTSIKWGIPVPDDPKHVIYVWFDALCNYITAVGFGSDAEADKKHFAHCWPADVHMIGKEIVRFHCVYWPAFLMAAELPLPKSLIAHGWLLFEQDKMSKSRGNIVRAETILDVLGNDALRYFLLREIVFGQDGAFSFDALVQRYNADLANDLGNLSSRTLTMIGRYFRGEVPYPSPTEGRTPAEDSIATLATKTIADFNTLFDDYQFSRAIEAAWNLISAVNKYLVEAEPWTVAEKEGEASRARLATILYTAAEALRIVTALAHPIMPQATARIWSQLGLGEISKLKLDDLKWGQLQLGTKLGTIEPVFPRADKSAIERMKNMEEQNNAGSSQSHSEDKLPAAEPAGAAAQAAKTPAATAPVPPATPVTGNNKIGIEDFAKIELRVGQVKTAEKVKGADKLLRLEVDIGTEIRQIVAGIAEAYAPETLIGRKVVIVANLAPRKLRGIESNGMLVAASIGEQGKPVLAGFLEDVPIGARLK
- a CDS encoding arginine--tRNA ligase; its protein translation is MYQELQNQLIEHVRAYLRRQYQLDAENIVIAQPPSVALGEYALPLAFELAKQLRKAPRKIAEEIVAGIGEVPGIEKFEVAGAGYINVRIGRGAFAQGLVAEKSRQKGSGQKVLVEHTSINPNKAAHVGHLRNAILGDTFVRLLRSAGTHVDVQNYIDNTGVQVADVVVGFTRLEKKSKTEIEKLTQQPRFDYHCWDVYTHVSQWYEEDKANLLIRLDTLHAIEQGGNETAEIAELISTAVLRRHLETMLRLDIEYDFLPRESEILHLHFWDAAFTLLKQKGVLALVEEGKNKGCWVMKRSSNSEAADDEENQKVIVRSNGTVTYVGKDIAYHLWKFGLLGKDFGYQRFFKYPNNHEVWISAEQGEAQHPHFGGVSAIYNVIDSRQADPQNNVIEAIRALGYTQQAEHYHHFSYEMVALTPRCAADLGYRLSPEDEQKSYIEVSGRKGFGVKADDLIDTLIAASQKEVESRHPELSPAECSAIASAIAIGALRYFMLKYTKASVIAFDVKDALSFEGETGPYVQYACVRALNIFRKAGIDPEKALVEEVDYSHFLPGEEGNEIWELWLAASKLGYTVEQCIATTEPAYLAKYAFQLAQLFNNFYHKHHILTETNETRKKFLLATAAIVRRELIRALALMGISVPTVM
- a CDS encoding CocE/NonD family hydrolase; its protein translation is MRPRVLALLLCSVFFITRPASAAGSDKPHEVTIPAGKYQLHGCYWPPDGPGPYPVMIFNHGSEKNPAPCGPPDLGYFYQKKGYAFFTFQRHGHGASPGDYIMDLQKQAYLAHPFNRSAAESEAVGLQELYNKDVEAAVAWLKEQKWADTQHIAMTGISFGGTQTLLTAEKGLGIKTFLPFAPAAQSWNPVLADRLKRAVRQASAPIFIIQAQNDYSLEPSKVLGKELEKKGSPNQAKIYPPFGTTTQDGHWGFGSRKDGIAVWAPDVNAFLDATMR
- the proC gene encoding pyrroline-5-carboxylate reductase, with protein sequence MEHKLGKIAVLGSGKMGSILLRAFMKQKLFSARDIAATVQHREKASALSVELGVRVGTDNRAAVRKADIILLGLKPSAMGAVLDEIGPELKPNQLIISIAASVPTEYVEKRLAASIPVIRTMPNTPAIVGCGITAICKGKFVHEKHLETASRLFSSVGRTVTVDEKHMDAITGLSASGPAYIYIILEALAEGGVKVGLPRDLATLLAAQTTLGAAKVVLETGHHPALLKDEVTTPAGCTIDGIMELEEGKLRVTLIKAVVKAAQRARELLFKDGAVGA
- the ribA gene encoding GTP cyclohydrolase II, which produces MSSSPKIRKVAEADFPTRWGHFRILGFEGGNDASGKPETAVALVLGDYANALPLVRVHSQCLTGDVFGSLRCDCRQQLEMALAMIAEAGTGVLVYEQQEGRGIGLMAKLQAYELQDKGLDTVEANEKLGFKADHREFGLPAEILKSLGIKQVRLLSNNPAKVAALERAGVRVVERVPCEVEPHSHSENYLKTKKEKLGHLFTTG
- a CDS encoding histidine kinase; this encodes MDQRLILLTQLIKLGVAAAIAGAWVRSRDFKRLLFAEPPSLQKKISLVMLFSIPYALGVWVRQIVGNFLAADLSFEASLLMGVLAGPIAGAIGGGLVSVPAVLHQEYLTLPFNVGVGILAGILRDLARDPEEIWSFSPFIDLSVYRWVRKMVRRPHLDWQMGFFFLIVSLQFTRMELGKHFPGRIFYLQLPPGLSFQAKFWISAAIYATTIAVIAIPLKIFNAVRLELKLREHERLLLQARMEALQSQINPHFLFNTLNSVSSLVRVDPDTARELIVKLANILRRLLRQTETFVPLREELEFVDNYLDIEVVRFGQDKLQVEKDIQPESLSAMVPSMLLQPLVENAIKHGLEPKLDGGKILLRSRLTEDRLILYIADDGIGMDKSQPPGSTRPDSTGIGMSNVAERLKVLYGDVAEMAINSEYGIGTLITLELPLIDDLAASELSPQSIQAPGSLYPARSSTLR